In Leptospira stimsonii, a single window of DNA contains:
- a CDS encoding DUF2339 domain-containing protein: MEPFFIFVLFLFGLYTFFQSKSLKNQVEELESKIRILELSLKTEQKPEIKAAYSEEQIQKGKPVAPVIESNRIPPAEVPPESIEVKTTANVPVVAKTIPLETKTESPIEKPQEKTKPKEPKEPGLLIQFWKKIEKPLSENWTGILGAVILVAGIGFLGIYALFILSAFFRCLLVLGFSGALFALSLWLGKKSEFRTISLALRSSAAAVFLFISLGSGYIETLRWLDNSYFALSALALGVLVNVFTGYRSKNETFASLHTILGLVSVSISQSSAFTLGVIALICLPGVVWNYSERRQVHLLVVSTGFFASHLIWNHQIYSASKPVGFEVVFPIFCIFPVFSGALLVHYRETLYGKKGFELFPLVSHLLNWSYLGISLVQYSQKSKYSTILLFFAAAIVWFLSMNAKRKEISWLFLTDRLVSQSLIVLAIFSFHLWNMGNLSIVAILALEILIFSWICFKEDNRFLERVSLSLTTLVFGILIVFSYKDFFESPTPGVIVQEALASQIGYGLLILALVGFIGILEKRFPIVREELSLTSLLTTAMGLLAGGGLFSLYLFFSKETFGIWIPSILLSVILVLRERLSSRRLLFTIAILTPLVTFTLWKSIVSSADESAEKILLVSLPWLFPFLIYLKNCKIGEEKASVFWPGLFGFTAHLVFTFYFYLNLKSPLLFGPFAVLLSLLYLESGRWSRKNEMEKSAKQGKLFHSFYILAFVLAGLFLLRHFAVEFQASSILFGIPARFWIEILAAFVFLYWVLFPEEEFSSLPWLGSAQPLFWELLITIVVIGIYTETPGRILSFAMVLATLILFFLSKIKSLKTERFALYVYLFFIWTNVEIFLGGESTVFATQNEFPWKQRGFQIASIFAQLGVVFFIFPRLSLEGIESRFIGWTRIWRSPLRFFQRYYNILPGYLGIFGIVVAVYVYTKDILTPISNLIVGPAWALLSILFLELGQFFTRRSASQSIGILSDFLKRASWFGLIAFSVHYIYADLQSSYLFIGFLSAANWVGLLGFLVWVYWATSNIKEIESITFWKVVVPLLAEGCLFFVGLISYSTLNESWVSVAFAIAAILVLEIGIRKSQTLSRFRWYGILFHLFSCFYLTFIVSTEDNPVTQWYQAKWIPGVLTILLLVLFVYRAYRSYGKEEISFPQGLGFLKGISEKTGTYLNEIVYYPFFIGIFLFLYWSFSSAVLTLLWSTLAFLIFLLGLFLKESWFRYLSLGLLLFCVGRLVFHDLSSAGTILKAVVFLGVGSILLLMNTIYNKYRDRF; this comes from the coding sequence TTGGAACCATTCTTCATCTTCGTATTATTTTTATTCGGTCTTTATACATTCTTTCAATCGAAAAGTTTAAAAAACCAGGTTGAAGAATTAGAATCTAAAATTCGTATTTTAGAATTATCTCTTAAAACGGAACAAAAGCCTGAAATAAAAGCGGCTTATTCGGAAGAGCAAATTCAAAAGGGAAAACCCGTCGCTCCCGTTATAGAATCCAATCGAATTCCACCCGCGGAAGTACCTCCTGAAAGCATCGAAGTCAAGACGACCGCAAATGTTCCGGTTGTTGCTAAGACGATTCCGCTCGAGACAAAAACCGAATCTCCGATTGAAAAGCCGCAAGAAAAGACCAAACCAAAGGAACCGAAAGAACCAGGCCTACTGATTCAATTTTGGAAAAAAATAGAAAAGCCTCTTTCCGAAAATTGGACTGGTATCTTGGGTGCGGTCATTCTTGTAGCCGGAATCGGCTTTCTCGGAATCTACGCGTTATTCATCCTTTCGGCATTCTTTCGTTGTCTTCTCGTGTTGGGTTTTTCCGGAGCATTGTTTGCGCTTTCCTTGTGGCTCGGAAAAAAATCAGAATTTCGGACGATTTCACTCGCATTGAGAAGTAGTGCCGCCGCCGTTTTTCTTTTTATTTCCTTGGGAAGCGGTTATATCGAGACCTTGAGATGGTTGGATAATTCCTATTTTGCATTGTCCGCTTTAGCGCTGGGTGTTCTTGTCAATGTGTTTACGGGTTATCGATCTAAGAATGAAACATTCGCATCTTTGCATACGATTTTAGGATTGGTGTCCGTTTCCATTTCTCAGTCTTCGGCATTTACGTTAGGCGTCATTGCTTTGATTTGTTTACCCGGGGTCGTTTGGAACTATTCCGAACGAAGGCAAGTCCATCTACTCGTGGTGAGTACCGGCTTTTTTGCGTCTCATTTAATTTGGAATCATCAGATCTACTCCGCTTCTAAACCTGTAGGGTTCGAGGTTGTATTTCCAATTTTTTGTATTTTTCCCGTTTTTTCGGGCGCCTTACTCGTTCATTACAGAGAAACACTTTACGGAAAAAAAGGGTTCGAGTTGTTCCCTCTCGTGAGTCATCTTCTCAACTGGTCTTATTTGGGAATCAGCCTCGTTCAATATTCTCAGAAATCGAAATACAGTACGATTTTATTGTTTTTTGCCGCGGCGATCGTTTGGTTCCTTTCGATGAATGCGAAACGAAAAGAAATTTCCTGGCTGTTTTTAACGGATCGATTGGTTTCTCAATCTCTCATCGTTCTTGCGATTTTTTCGTTTCATCTTTGGAACATGGGAAATCTTTCCATCGTTGCAATTTTGGCTTTGGAGATTCTTATCTTCTCTTGGATTTGTTTTAAGGAAGACAACCGATTTTTGGAAAGGGTTTCCCTTTCGCTTACCACTCTCGTTTTCGGAATTCTAATTGTTTTTTCCTATAAGGATTTTTTCGAATCACCGACTCCGGGCGTGATCGTTCAGGAAGCGCTCGCCTCCCAAATCGGATACGGATTGTTGATACTCGCATTGGTGGGCTTTATCGGAATTCTAGAAAAAAGATTTCCGATTGTTCGGGAAGAATTATCACTAACATCTTTGCTTACAACTGCGATGGGGTTGTTGGCCGGCGGAGGTTTGTTTTCGCTTTATCTCTTTTTCTCGAAGGAAACTTTCGGAATATGGATCCCTTCCATTTTGTTAAGCGTCATTCTCGTCTTGAGAGAGAGGTTGTCTTCGAGGAGACTTCTCTTTACGATTGCGATTCTTACACCTCTTGTAACTTTTACGCTTTGGAAATCGATCGTATCTTCCGCAGATGAAAGTGCGGAAAAAATTCTACTCGTATCGCTTCCTTGGCTTTTCCCGTTTTTGATCTATCTAAAGAATTGTAAGATCGGAGAAGAAAAAGCCTCCGTCTTCTGGCCGGGCCTTTTCGGTTTTACAGCCCATCTCGTGTTTACTTTTTATTTCTACCTCAATCTGAAAAGTCCGCTTCTTTTCGGCCCGTTTGCCGTTCTTCTTTCTCTTTTGTATCTTGAATCTGGAAGATGGTCTCGTAAAAATGAAATGGAAAAGTCCGCAAAACAAGGGAAGTTATTTCATTCTTTCTATATTCTTGCGTTCGTATTAGCAGGATTATTTTTATTGCGACATTTTGCCGTGGAATTTCAGGCGTCTTCGATTCTGTTCGGAATTCCAGCACGCTTCTGGATAGAGATTCTCGCCGCGTTCGTGTTCCTCTATTGGGTTCTGTTTCCTGAGGAAGAATTTTCGTCATTACCTTGGCTGGGATCCGCACAACCGCTTTTCTGGGAACTGTTGATCACCATCGTAGTAATCGGGATTTATACCGAAACACCCGGAAGAATTCTTTCCTTTGCGATGGTTCTCGCGACTTTGATTTTGTTTTTCCTATCCAAGATCAAATCCCTTAAAACGGAAAGGTTTGCACTGTATGTTTATCTTTTCTTTATATGGACGAATGTTGAAATATTTCTCGGTGGAGAATCTACGGTATTCGCGACACAAAATGAATTTCCATGGAAGCAAAGAGGTTTTCAAATCGCTTCGATCTTCGCTCAACTTGGAGTTGTCTTTTTTATTTTTCCTAGGTTGAGTTTGGAAGGAATCGAATCGCGATTTATCGGATGGACTCGAATTTGGAGATCGCCTCTTCGATTCTTTCAGAGATACTATAATATTTTGCCCGGCTACTTAGGAATTTTCGGAATAGTGGTCGCCGTTTACGTTTACACAAAAGATATTCTCACTCCGATTTCCAATCTTATCGTAGGACCGGCGTGGGCGCTCCTTTCGATTTTATTTTTAGAATTAGGTCAATTCTTTACGAGAAGGTCTGCTTCGCAATCGATCGGAATTCTTTCCGACTTTTTGAAACGTGCGTCTTGGTTTGGTTTGATCGCTTTCTCCGTTCATTATATATATGCGGATTTGCAGTCGTCCTATCTTTTTATCGGATTCTTATCCGCGGCTAATTGGGTCGGTTTACTCGGGTTTCTCGTCTGGGTCTATTGGGCGACTTCGAACATTAAGGAAATTGAATCTATTACTTTTTGGAAAGTAGTAGTTCCCCTATTGGCCGAAGGATGTCTTTTCTTCGTTGGATTGATTTCTTATTCCACTCTAAATGAATCCTGGGTAAGCGTTGCCTTTGCAATAGCGGCAATTTTGGTTTTAGAGATCGGAATTCGAAAGTCGCAAACTCTGTCGAGATTCAGATGGTATGGAATTTTATTTCATCTATTCTCCTGTTTTTATCTAACCTTTATCGTTTCCACGGAAGACAATCCGGTGACACAATGGTATCAGGCGAAATGGATACCGGGTGTTTTGACGATTCTTCTTTTGGTCTTATTTGTTTACAGAGCTTATCGAAGTTACGGTAAAGAAGAGATATCCTTTCCGCAAGGGCTCGGTTTTTTGAAAGGGATCTCCGAGAAAACCGGAACCTATCTTAATGAAATCGTATATTATCCTTTCTTTATAGGGATATTCCTCTTCTTGTATTGGTCTTTTTCGAGCGCTGTTCTCACGCTTCTCTGGTCTACGCTCGCCTTTCTCATTTTCTTGCTCGGACTGTTTTTGAAAGAATCTTGGTTCCGTTATCTTTCCCTTGGGCTGTTGTTGTTTTGCGTGGGAAGATTGGTATTTCACGATTTATCCTCTGCGGGAACGATTCTCAAGGCGGTCGTCTTTCTTGGCGTGGGAAGTATATTGCTTTTAATGAATACGATTTATAATAAATACCGGGATCGGTTTTGA
- a CDS encoding M48 family metallopeptidase, protein MKRLIFFIGILVFGGVLMALLYREQIQTERTSTLAPFYQILGKPIRTMNRALTKVLSVDSLDEKEYGDAIRERFSELKKVGDKDYDYLNQLIGSLTVYKQKPFDYTVYIMEDESPNAFALPGGVIFVTRGLLTTLKSEHELISVLSHEIGHIEKSHCMDGIRFELLAKKIGTDTLGQLADFAFQTMTRHAYNKTQEDEADEYAFDLILNTTYDPSGVGLAFLRLEQYDPETGVKKAKLFSEYFQSHPHMDLRREKFSEKANLWWENHPEERRYKGARNLKSRITFEKKDYEGEWTEGRKS, encoded by the coding sequence ATGAAACGATTGATTTTTTTTATAGGAATTTTGGTTTTCGGAGGCGTCCTTATGGCGCTCTTGTATCGGGAACAGATTCAGACCGAAAGAACGTCCACGTTAGCTCCCTTTTATCAGATTCTCGGGAAGCCGATTCGAACAATGAATCGCGCTCTGACAAAAGTATTATCCGTTGATTCTTTGGATGAAAAAGAATACGGAGATGCAATTCGAGAGCGATTTTCCGAACTCAAGAAGGTTGGCGATAAGGATTACGATTATCTAAATCAATTAATCGGCTCGCTTACGGTCTACAAACAAAAACCTTTCGATTACACGGTTTATATCATGGAAGACGAATCTCCGAATGCCTTTGCACTTCCTGGCGGTGTGATCTTTGTTACAAGAGGATTGTTGACGACTCTTAAATCGGAACACGAATTGATTTCCGTTCTTTCACATGAGATCGGACATATCGAAAAATCCCATTGTATGGACGGCATTCGATTCGAACTTTTAGCCAAAAAAATCGGAACCGATACGTTAGGTCAGCTTGCGGACTTCGCATTTCAAACGATGACGAGACATGCGTATAATAAAACGCAGGAAGACGAAGCGGATGAATACGCTTTCGATTTGATTCTTAATACTACATACGATCCTAGCGGAGTAGGTCTTGCGTTTTTGAGATTGGAACAATACGATCCTGAAACCGGTGTTAAAAAGGCGAAGTTATTCAGCGAATACTTTCAGTCTCATCCTCATATGGATTTGAGAAGAGAAAAATTTTCCGAGAAGGCGAATCTTTGGTGGGAAAATCACCCGGAAGAACGCAGATACAAAGGAGCTCGGAACTTAAAATCCAGAATCACCTTCGAAAAAAAGGATTATGAGGGAGAATGGACCGAGGGACGTAAATCCTGA
- a CDS encoding DUF1003 domain-containing protein — MIRCDICNQLYKEDKVVSSLGIRKEVQSILEEKNPVWNEYSYVCTNDYNKARVTYVRRIMEEEIGSIHSLEQEVINSVTESNLISANDNDSYVEKLSLGDQIADKVAKFGGSWSFIITFFLVMLGWIMGNAAILIRFPFDPYPFILLNLVLSCLAAIQAPIIMMSQNRQETKDRIRSENDYKVNLKAEIEIRTLHEKVDHLLMNQWSKMIQVQEIQTEILGEISDQLKSQNGIGKKL; from the coding sequence TTGATTCGTTGCGACATTTGTAATCAACTCTATAAGGAAGATAAGGTCGTTTCGTCGCTCGGCATTCGTAAAGAAGTACAGTCCATCTTAGAGGAAAAAAATCCCGTTTGGAACGAATACTCCTACGTTTGTACCAATGATTATAATAAAGCACGTGTAACGTATGTAAGACGGATCATGGAAGAAGAGATCGGGAGTATCCATTCTCTTGAACAAGAAGTGATCAACAGCGTGACAGAAAGTAATCTGATCAGTGCGAATGACAACGATTCGTATGTCGAAAAATTAAGTTTAGGCGATCAAATTGCGGACAAGGTAGCGAAGTTCGGAGGAAGTTGGAGTTTTATTATAACTTTTTTTCTGGTGATGCTTGGATGGATTATGGGAAATGCCGCGATCTTGATTCGATTTCCCTTCGATCCATATCCTTTTATTCTATTAAATTTGGTTTTGTCTTGTTTGGCCGCAATTCAGGCGCCGATCATTATGATGAGTCAAAATCGGCAGGAAACGAAAGATAGAATCCGATCCGAAAACGATTACAAAGTAAATTTGAAGGCGGAGATCGAGATCAGAACCTTACACGAGAAGGTGGATCATCTCCTTATGAATCAATGGTCTAAGATGATCCAAGTACAAGAAATTCAGACGGAAATACTTGGAGAAATTAGCGATCAACTAAAAAGTCAAAATGGCATAGGAAAGAAATTATGA
- a CDS encoding MFS transporter produces MTKQESLSLGEGLFSKKSLIYFYINTAITLLAGNMFNYTLIIYSLDVTQSQTFAGSIFFANVSPTILFSFFVGAILDRYSRLKILYLFQTNFIVSGVILGILILLGKMNYELRYILILLSIYNGIALTFIIPGRLTLLGNLVDGKDTAKATMMLNILIIIGFGLAPMFVGLIKQKYEWYVLFFFISSLYFVGYLSLTFVKIKETVHTEKETIWFGLKRGFVFLRSESLSIELLILTMFAIFMVGPMQVVHLNLRKTYYS; encoded by the coding sequence ATGACCAAGCAGGAATCTTTGTCTTTGGGTGAGGGCCTTTTTTCCAAAAAGAGTCTGATCTATTTTTATATCAATACCGCGATCACTCTTCTCGCGGGTAATATGTTCAATTATACTTTGATAATATATTCCTTGGATGTCACGCAGTCTCAAACGTTCGCAGGATCGATTTTTTTTGCGAACGTTTCACCCACTATCCTATTCAGTTTTTTCGTGGGAGCGATCTTAGATCGTTATTCTCGCTTGAAGATACTCTACCTTTTTCAAACGAATTTCATCGTTTCCGGCGTCATCCTTGGAATTCTTATTCTGCTGGGAAAAATGAATTATGAATTGAGATACATCCTGATTCTTCTTTCCATTTATAACGGAATAGCGCTTACATTCATCATCCCGGGGAGATTGACGTTGCTCGGTAATTTGGTTGATGGAAAAGATACCGCTAAGGCTACGATGATGCTCAATATTCTTATTATCATCGGTTTCGGATTGGCTCCTATGTTCGTGGGATTGATCAAACAAAAATACGAATGGTATGTGTTGTTCTTTTTTATTTCGAGTTTGTACTTTGTCGGTTACCTCTCCTTGACTTTTGTAAAAATAAAAGAGACCGTGCACACCGAAAAAGAGACGATATGGTTCGGACTCAAACGAGGCTTCGTTTTTTTACGATCGGAATCTCTTTCCATTGAACTGCTTATTCTTACTATGTTCGCTATTTTTATGGTCGGTCCGATGCAAGTCGTTCACCTCAATTTGCGAAAAACATACTATTCTTAA
- a CDS encoding MFS transporter, with product MLFLNERERGLYMGMLGLGLLIGGIAARLLHDRFHRGYTMLGATFLSGLTVLAVANFPVTIISAFLLLFVGVLGGLLSALIPSTLQIITPDNVRGRVMSFYSLVFQATPAISGLITGKLADNYGQPWSIGFSGGFIIVCSIFCAISFAKLRAFR from the coding sequence ATACTATTCTTAAACGAGAGAGAAAGAGGACTTTATATGGGAATGCTCGGACTCGGGTTGTTGATCGGAGGAATTGCCGCAAGACTTTTACACGATCGTTTTCATCGAGGATATACTATGTTAGGCGCGACCTTTCTTTCGGGACTTACCGTTTTGGCGGTCGCCAATTTTCCGGTTACAATCATCTCGGCATTTCTATTGCTTTTCGTCGGAGTTCTTGGCGGTCTACTGAGTGCGTTGATACCCTCGACCTTGCAGATCATAACTCCCGATAACGTAAGAGGTAGAGTGATGAGTTTTTATAGTTTAGTTTTTCAGGCAACACCTGCGATTTCCGGTTTGATCACCGGAAAACTCGCGGACAATTACGGACAACCGTGGTCCATCGGGTTTTCCGGAGGGTTTATCATCGTTTGTTCGATATTCTGCGCTATTTCCTTCGCAAAACTGCGCGCCTTTCGTTAA
- the gpmI gene encoding 2,3-bisphosphoglycerate-independent phosphoglycerate mutase produces the protein MKLSKKYTFRSRKALLVILDGVGYSPRGAEFGNAIAGARLPFLNRVWNQFPTVHIQAHGKAVGMPSDEDMGNSEVGHNVLGSGRIFDQGAKLVSNSISTGSIFQGQAWKEVVENVIKNNSTLHLLGLFSDGNVHAHIDHTKALISQAIKEKVSKIRLHILLDGRDVPEKSALDYLNPFEAWLDSLRKNGTDIRIASGGGRMTITMDRYEADWSMVERGWAIHVKGEGRKFSSAKEAIETFRKEDPKVIDQYLPSFVIAENGNPIGKISDGDSVVFTNFRGDRAIEISLAFTQKEFSKFNRGPLPNIVYAGIMQYDGDLKLPERFLVAPPAIDRTLGEYMANSGVAQYALSETQKYGHVTYFWNGNKSGYFDQKTEEYKEIHSDVIPFDQSPEMKALLITDALEKALTENKQDFYRVNYANGDMVGHTGNFPATVKAMEFLDGCIERLWRICEKQNIVLLITADHGNADEMYQLDKKGNVEKDTNGLPVPKTSHTLNSVPFSILDPEDKLKLNSKVKDPGLANVAATILDIMGYETPEGYHSSLIEN, from the coding sequence ATGAAGCTTTCCAAGAAATATACCTTTCGGTCTAGAAAGGCTCTACTCGTTATCTTAGACGGGGTCGGTTACTCTCCCCGCGGCGCCGAATTCGGAAATGCGATCGCAGGCGCTCGTCTTCCGTTTCTAAATCGTGTCTGGAATCAATTTCCTACGGTTCATATTCAAGCCCATGGTAAGGCTGTGGGAATGCCATCAGACGAAGATATGGGAAATTCCGAAGTAGGACACAACGTTCTAGGTTCCGGAAGAATATTCGATCAAGGCGCGAAACTCGTTTCTAATTCGATATCCACCGGATCCATCTTTCAAGGCCAAGCATGGAAAGAAGTCGTCGAGAACGTCATCAAAAATAACTCCACCTTACACTTATTAGGTCTATTCTCGGACGGTAACGTCCATGCTCACATCGATCATACGAAGGCCTTAATTTCTCAGGCGATCAAAGAAAAAGTTTCGAAAATTCGCCTTCACATACTTCTCGATGGAAGGGATGTTCCGGAAAAATCTGCATTAGATTATTTGAATCCTTTTGAGGCATGGTTGGATTCTTTACGGAAGAATGGAACCGACATCAGGATCGCTTCCGGTGGAGGTCGTATGACGATCACGATGGATCGCTACGAAGCGGATTGGTCGATGGTCGAAAGAGGTTGGGCGATTCACGTTAAAGGAGAAGGTAGAAAATTCTCCTCCGCGAAAGAAGCGATCGAGACGTTCCGCAAAGAAGATCCGAAAGTAATCGATCAGTATCTTCCTTCCTTTGTAATCGCCGAAAACGGAAATCCAATTGGAAAAATTTCGGACGGCGATTCGGTAGTCTTCACCAATTTTAGAGGAGATCGCGCCATCGAAATCTCACTCGCGTTCACCCAAAAAGAATTCTCCAAATTCAATCGTGGTCCTCTACCCAACATCGTCTACGCGGGAATTATGCAATATGACGGAGATTTGAAACTTCCGGAACGTTTTTTAGTGGCACCGCCAGCGATTGATCGCACTTTAGGCGAGTATATGGCGAACTCCGGGGTGGCGCAATATGCGTTATCCGAAACACAGAAATACGGTCACGTGACCTATTTCTGGAACGGAAACAAAAGCGGCTACTTTGACCAGAAAACCGAGGAATACAAGGAAATCCATTCAGACGTGATTCCGTTTGATCAAAGTCCGGAAATGAAAGCGCTTCTAATCACGGACGCTTTGGAAAAGGCTCTAACGGAAAACAAACAGGACTTTTACCGAGTCAATTACGCAAACGGAGATATGGTCGGTCATACGGGCAACTTTCCGGCGACCGTAAAGGCGATGGAATTTTTGGATGGTTGTATCGAAAGGTTATGGAGAATATGCGAAAAACAGAATATTGTTTTGTTGATCACCGCCGACCACGGAAACGCGGACGAAATGTATCAGCTCGATAAAAAGGGAAACGTGGAAAAAGACACGAACGGTCTTCCCGTTCCTAAAACAAGTCACACTCTAAACTCGGTTCCATTTTCCATTCTGGATCCCGAAGACAAACTCAAATTAAATTCCAAAGTCAAAGATCCCGGTTTGGCGAACGTGGCCGCGACTATCCTGGATATCATGGGATATGAAACTCCGGAAGGATATCATTCTTCTTTGATTGAAAATTAA
- a CDS encoding DUF1554 domain-containing protein: MDMSKGGIGMFANILPVIFPVSENPFDLTALPQRLMEGQSTSIILTLKTGKENNETYQFAWADTTGSPTVAPSMFTFSSGNSATLILNPVDDDCLEDTMTLNATRVSDSKVFTLSFQIIETDKCIFLASNSATPGVSGPGFLGNLGGIAGADAKCQAEKPKDLPGNASEYKALLGISSFRNPTQAPSTPETDWPLKIGVRYFSYSPSAPEGTLIGTSVSNGIGSGSGIFSFPLNSSVDHSSDPSTLSFWTGLGSGFVPIGTSYNCSSYTDGSSGYGYDGLKGSRNSSAFSRYYFSCSSPARLICIRQ; encoded by the coding sequence ATGGATATGTCAAAGGGCGGCATCGGAATGTTCGCGAATATTCTCCCGGTGATATTTCCGGTCTCCGAAAATCCCTTTGACCTAACGGCTTTGCCCCAACGTTTAATGGAAGGTCAATCTACATCGATCATTCTCACGTTAAAAACTGGAAAGGAAAACAACGAAACTTATCAATTTGCTTGGGCTGATACAACGGGAAGCCCCACCGTAGCACCGAGTATGTTTACGTTTTCAAGCGGAAATTCCGCTACTCTGATCTTAAATCCGGTCGATGACGATTGCCTGGAAGATACAATGACCTTGAATGCGACTCGTGTTTCAGATTCGAAAGTTTTTACGTTGAGCTTTCAGATCATCGAAACGGACAAATGTATTTTTTTAGCGAGTAATTCCGCAACTCCCGGTGTAAGTGGCCCGGGGTTTTTGGGGAACTTAGGCGGAATTGCAGGTGCGGACGCAAAATGCCAGGCGGAAAAACCGAAAGACCTTCCGGGAAACGCTTCGGAATACAAGGCGCTTTTAGGAATCTCTTCGTTCAGAAATCCTACGCAGGCGCCTTCCACTCCGGAGACGGACTGGCCTCTAAAGATCGGCGTTCGTTATTTTTCGTACAGTCCTTCCGCGCCGGAAGGAACTCTGATCGGAACGAGTGTTAGCAACGGAATCGGGTCCGGGAGCGGAATTTTTTCTTTTCCGCTCAATTCAAGTGTAGATCATTCATCGGATCCTTCGACCTTGAGTTTTTGGACTGGTTTGGGAAGCGGTTTCGTACCGATCGGAACGTCTTACAACTGTTCTTCTTACACGGATGGAAGTAGCGGTTATGGATACGACGGTTTGAAAGGTTCTAGAAACTCGTCCGCATTTTCGCGTTATTATTTTTCTTGTTCGAGTCCGGCTCGATTGATCTGTATTCGACAATAG
- a CDS encoding LA_0442/LA_0875 N-terminal domain-containing protein, producing MSRTFKKIRILGVFFVFTISFPILASTVILKNGKTIQGKIVNQTRTEVQIEVNGKVQTISKTEISEINLKDPKKEDIKKVTTTKQPDIKTEENQIASSTWKDNKWTITARSAVLPGWGQWRTGQKKWAAISFALFAGAALYANNCRQHAAAEEANYKSNSVTITVAAFLDPTLNPVTSDETVRTTALITRVLVTATATNPYFSTYNQATNQYNQAQWLLGAVYGLQLIHTFLFAKDFEKMQALMSDPNPEGWKFSASIVKSPITGMTEITPTAAYTVKF from the coding sequence ATGTCTCGAACATTCAAAAAGATACGAATCTTAGGTGTATTTTTCGTATTTACAATTTCTTTTCCAATTTTAGCAAGCACGGTCATTCTCAAGAATGGAAAAACGATTCAAGGAAAGATTGTAAATCAAACTCGTACCGAAGTTCAAATAGAAGTCAATGGAAAAGTGCAAACAATTTCCAAAACTGAGATTTCAGAAATCAATCTAAAAGACCCGAAGAAAGAAGATATAAAAAAAGTTACAACAACCAAACAACCAGATATTAAAACGGAAGAAAACCAGATCGCATCGTCTACATGGAAAGATAATAAATGGACGATTACAGCAAGATCAGCAGTTCTTCCCGGTTGGGGACAATGGAGAACCGGACAGAAAAAATGGGCGGCGATCAGCTTTGCACTGTTTGCCGGTGCCGCTCTATACGCAAATAATTGCAGACAACACGCGGCGGCAGAGGAAGCAAATTATAAATCGAATTCCGTTACAATTACGGTCGCGGCATTTTTAGATCCGACTTTAAATCCTGTGACTTCGGACGAAACGGTTCGAACCACCGCGCTCATAACGCGTGTTTTAGTTACGGCAACTGCAACCAATCCTTACTTCAGCACTTATAATCAAGCAACGAATCAATACAATCAGGCTCAGTGGCTCTTGGGTGCAGTCTACGGATTACAATTGATTCACACATTCTTATTTGCAAAAGACTTTGAAAAGATGCAGGCCTTAATGTCCGATCCGAATCCGGAAGGATGGAAGTTCAGCGCTTCGATCGTAAAAAGTCCAATCACAGGAATGACCGAAATCACTCCAACCGCGGCCTACACAGTAAAATTCTAA
- a CDS encoding RNA polymerase sigma factor yields MAHTSELEKLYNHNKDDLFHYIKKSFYDENSAQDILHDSFLNFFRYYENKDIPDPTSCRMILFRIARNLIINHAKSYYQRNVSLVGEDTGNNFASKSPSPEFSVMEKIDQSDVKNTMDSLLEAISPEYKEALLLRYQQDLKLDEISKILGMSISGVSRLIERAEKALAQEGKKRGFQAGNYI; encoded by the coding sequence GTGGCACATACATCCGAGTTAGAAAAACTCTACAACCACAACAAAGATGATTTATTTCATTATATAAAAAAATCGTTTTATGACGAAAATTCTGCGCAAGATATCTTGCACGATTCGTTCTTAAACTTTTTTCGATATTATGAGAATAAAGACATTCCTGATCCAACTTCCTGTAGGATGATCTTATTCCGTATTGCAAGGAACCTGATCATCAATCACGCAAAATCTTATTATCAGAGAAATGTATCCCTCGTCGGTGAAGATACAGGCAATAATTTCGCATCAAAATCTCCAAGTCCGGAATTTTCTGTTATGGAGAAAATCGATCAATCGGATGTCAAAAATACGATGGATTCTCTTTTAGAAGCCATATCTCCGGAATACAAAGAAGCCTTGCTTCTCAGATATCAGCAAGATCTGAAATTAGATGAGATCTCGAAAATCCTCGGAATGAGCATTTCAGGAGTTTCGAGACTGATTGAAAGAGCGGAAAAAGCCCTAGCCCAGGAAGGGAAAAAAAGGGGTTTTCAAGCTGGAAACTATATATAG